The genomic segment AAATTGTGGAACTTGATGCCATAAAATACCTCGTGGACCAGGGCTTTGTGGTTATAGCGGTGGGCGGAGGGGGTATACCGGTTATAAGACTGGATGATGGTACCCTCAAGGGAGTTGAAGCAGTAATTGATAAAGACCTGGCCTCGAGCCTCTTAGCCGTTGGCATAAAAGCCGACCTCTTCCTCATAAGCACTGCTGTGGAGAAAGTAGCCCTGAATTACAAAAAGCCCAATCAGGTCTGGCTGGATAGAATAACCCTTGAAGAAGCAAAGCGGTATTACGATGAAGGCCACTTCCCACCCGGGAGCATGGGCCCCAAGATACAGGCCATAATTAACTACCTGGAGCAGGGTGGGAGAAAAGCCATAATTACCAGCCCTGAAAATATAACCAGAGCCTTGAGGGGCGAAACAGGCACCCACATCGTCCCCTGATTACACTGATTCATATTAAAATAGCAAATCCTGCCCACAAACCTCCAACCCTGAGCGGACGAGGAGGTACCCTTTGCTTTTGTTACTAAACTATAGTATAATTAGCGCAAAACAGGCAGAGGATATTTCTAATGAAGAACCTGCCCATTCAAGCCTGGCTCGACGGAATAGCGACGGCCATATTGGTCATCTCGCCTCAGGGTGAGATAACCTTCGCCAACCGAAAGGCCCTGGAAATATTGGAATCTACCCTTGAAGGAGTGGTGGGCAAACCGATAAGTTTTTTTGTGAAAAATTTTGACGAAAAGACTATTGAAGCCCTGGCCAAAAGAACCGCACCAACAACCTTTGCCTTCAAAACCTTCATTATATGCCCGAGCGGGAAGAAAATCTCCGTTTTAGTTACCCCTTCCCTGGTATGGGATAACGGGGAACTAAGAGCCTTAATTCTAACTCTTGAGAAAGCTCCCCCGTCTCCTCCGCCTGCTCAATATCTGCCCATCTTGGCTTCTGTAGCCAGAGCAGCCTCCTCTTCACTTCACCTTGAAGAGATAGCTGAAGCTGTCTACAAAGAATTGGCCAAAGCCATCCCTCTGGATGCTTTCTATATCGCTCTGTATTACCCGGAAACAGAAGAGCTGGACTTTATAATTCGGGTGGATGAAGGGATAAAGGAGCCCAGGGAGCGCCGGAAGCTGGCCCCAGGACTTACCCAGATCGTCCTGAAAAATACAGCCCCTCTGCTTATTGCAGACCTGGAGAAAGAGCCTTATCCCTTTACTCTCTGGGGAACTGGTAAGGTCCCCCGCTCTTACCTCGGGGTCCCGATGATTGCTGAGGACAAAGTAATGGGGGTTATATCGGTCCAGTCTTATACCCCCGCCTCCTACTCCTGGGAAGATGTAGAAATGCTCATGACAGTAGCCTCTCATCTGGCTTTAACTTTTCGCAACGCCCTCCTTCACGACCAAATCGTCAAATTGGCCAATAGGCTTTCAATTTTGAACGAAATAGCCCGCCACACCATTATCCTCACTGATATTGAAAACATATTGCAGAAAATAACTCAGATTATCTGGGAAAAGCTCGGCCATTATGGGGTATTGCTCTTCCTGGTGGAAGGAGAAGAAGCTGTCTTGAGAGCTGTCGCTGGGGAGCTTGCCCGGGTGGCAGGGCCTGGATACCGTCAGCACCTATCCCAGGGGATAATCGGCTGGAGCATAACTCGCAACGAAATTACCCTCTGCAATGATGTTTTAAAAGACTCCCGCTATATACCCGGGCCCGTTCCCCTGGGTCTGGTGAAATCCGAATTATGCGTTCCCATAAGCTTCAAAGGAAAAACCATAGGAGCTATTGACCTTCAGGATACTCAGCCCGGAGCCTTTTCCCCTGAGGATGCTACAACTCTCGAAGCCGTCGCTTCCCTGGTAGCAATAGTCCTTCACAATGCCAGGCTCTACCAATCATTGCGGGAAGAAAGGAAACTGCTTCGAACTTCCGCTGATGCCCTTCCTTTAGAAATAATGGTCTTGAACCAGGACATGATGATAGTGGCGGCTAACAGAACTCTACTCGAAAATTACAAACTCACCCTTGGAGAAGTTATAGGGAAACCTTGGCGCGATGTTCTGAAAAGCTCAGAAATTGAGGCCAGAGTGCAGGAAGCTTTCAGGGAAAACAGATTGGTTGTGTGGGAAGAAAAAGAGGGGGAAAAGGCTTACCGGGCCTTCGTTACCCCTGTTCCGGAAACTCCCTGGGCAGTCCTGGGGCGCCAGGATATAACCTCTGAGAAAGCCTTAGCCGAGAAACTGAAAATAATCCACAAGTTGGGCCGGGAATTGGTTATGGCTCAGGATGAGGATTATGTAATCCAGGCTGTCCTGGAAGCTGCCTATTCGGCCCTGGGGTTCAAAACTGTAGCTTACTTAGAAGTAGACCGAACGGAAAACATCATCCGCCTTCGAGGCATTAAAGGTTATGAACTTTCAAGAGATTTCTCCCTTCCTCTGGATGGGGAGAAAGGCCTTACAGTTGCTGCTGTCCGCTCCGGTGAACTTCTGTACGTGCCGGATGTGACAAAAGACCCTCGCTTTGTACCGGGGCCCAGAGAACTTAACACCCGCTCCGAAGTGGATATCCCAGTCAAAGTAAGGGGCGAGGTTACGGGCGTTTTAAACGTTGAGGACGAGAGAGAAGACGCCTTCAGCCCTGAAGACATCCGCCTCCTCACGACTCTGGCCGATTACATGGGCATTGCCCTGGAAAATATCCGCCTTTTCCAGGCCGAAAAGAAATCCCGTATTCTGGCCGAGGCCCTTTCCCGCGCCGTTGTAAGGCTGAGCTCAACCCTTGAACTTGAAAGCATCCTGGACCTGATCCTGGAGCAAGTTAGCTCCATAGTCCAGGGCGATGCCTTTAACATCCTGTTTGTGGAAGGAGATAAAGCTAAAGTAATACGCGCCCGTGGATATGAGAAGTTTGGGTTAGCAGAGATGGTGCAGGGGCTGATTTTACCCCTTTACCCCAACTTGAGGCGCATGATGGAAACAGGCCAGGTTGTCCTCATCCCCGACACCGAATCCGAGCCTGAGTGGGTTAAGATCCCCGGCTTTGAATGGCTGCGTTCCTACGTGGCTGCACCCATCCGACTGGGCTCTGAGACCATAGGATTCCTCTGCGTGGATGGAACCGTCCCAGGGCAATTTTCCTATGAGGATGCTCGCCGGCTTGAAATTTTTGCGTCTGCTGCAGCTGTAGCCATAAACAATGCCCGCTTGACCTACGAGCTTAAAGAATCAGAAGCCCGCTATCGTTCCCTTAGCGAGGAATGGGAGCTTACGTTTAACTCCATAAACGACGCTGTATTTATTGCAAGCAATGATTTCACTATCTTAAGGGCTAACAAGGCTACCGCCAAACTTCTGGGATTCTCTTCACCTGAAGAGCTAATAGGTTTCAAATGCTATACCCTCGTCCACGGAACCAGGGAGCCTACTCCGGATTGCCCTTTCAATAAAATGTTAGCAACCCAGAAGCCAGTATCGGAAGAAATTGAAGAACCACACCTCAAGCGAATCCTCTCCATTGGCTTGTTCCCCGTCTTTAACCAAGAAGGACAGATAGTTTCCTTCGTTCACTCCATAAGGGATGTCACAGCCGAAAGAGAATTCAGAGAGCGCCTCTTCCAGGCCGAAAAGCTCGCTTCCATAGGCCAATTGATCTCCGGGGTTGCCCATGAACTCAACAATCCTTTGACTTCGGTACTGGCCCATGCTCAGCTTTTGAGCCTGGACCCTTCCATGCCTGAAAGTGCCCGTGAAAGCCTTAAGTGGATAGAAGAAGAAGCCCGCAGAGCCGCCAGTATCGTTCAGAACCTGCTGGATTTTGTTAGAAGGCGTCCTCCGAAAAGGGAAATGACCGATATAAACGAACTCATCCGCAAAACCATATCTCTCAGAGCTTACGAAATGCGAGTGGAGAATATAGAAACTAAAACCGAGCTGGCGCCTTTCCTCCCATTAACTCTGGCAGACCCTCAACAGCTTCAGCAGGTTTTCCTCAACATCATCATAAATGCTGAGCAGGCGATGTATGAAGCCCACAGGGGTGGGACTTTGATTGTCAGAACTTCTCTAACTCCAGAAAACTACATCCGGATTGAATTTTGCGATGACGGCCCTGGCATCCCCAAGGAGCATATGTCTCGCATCTTTGACCCCTTCTTCACTACGAAGGAGAAGGGAACGGGAATGGGGTTGACCATTGCCTACAATTTGGTGAAAGAGCACGGGGGGAGGATTTGGGCTCGCAATAACACTCCTGAACCGGGTGTCACCTTCTTTGTGGAAATCCCTTTAACGGCCGGGGAAGAGGAAAAGTGGGCTGAAGAGCTTTTAAAGCAATTGGAGGAGAAATTGCCCTCCGCTCGAGCGCTGGTGGTGGAGGATGAAAAGGCTATAGCTATCGTGCTGGAAACTTTCTTGATGCGGGAAGGCATAGAGGTGCATACAGTGGCGGATGGAGAAGAGGCCCTTAAAATCCTGGAAAACCAAGATTTTGACCTTATAATTTCAGACGTGCGTTTGCCGAAGCTCAGCGGCATGGCCCTGTATGATATGGTCAAGGCTAGCAAGCCCCATCTTGCTGACCGCTTCGTTTTCATAACTGGTGATGTCCTTACCCCGGCCACCGAAGCCTTCCTCCACTCCACCGGTTCCCTCTATTTAATGAAGCCCTTCAGCATCAGTCAGCTCAGGGAAGTCACAGAAAAGGCCCTCAGGAAACGGCGAGATGCTGTCTGCTGAGAAGAGGTTGAGTTTTACAAGTTCTCCGAAGTTACGCCCTCCAGAGGTTCACAACTCAACACCGTTTACTGTTAACCCCGATTTTCAAGCCGCCTCGCCGATTTTTGACGATGCACCGTCTCTTCGGTATAATAAATTAAGATTGGTTTACCCAACTTTTGAGGGGAGGTGAGCTTAAGATGTGGCTTTGGGACCCAATTTACTTTATATTTGCCTTACCGGCTTTGCTCTTTGCTTTATACGCTCAGTATAAAGTTCATAGCTCTTATTCCCGCTACTCACGCATCCGCAACCGTCTGGGTGTCGAGGGGGTGAGGGCTGCTGAGATCTTGCTCAGGTATAACGGTTTACAGGGGGTAAATATTGAAGGAGTACCCGGAACCTTAACGGACCATTATGACCCTCGCACCAAAACTTTGAGGTTGTCTGCCGAAGTGGCAAGGATGCCTTCAATAGCTGCCATAGGAATTGTTGCCCACGAAGTGGGCCATGCAGTTCAGGATGCTGAAAATTACCCGCCTTTAAGGCTTCGCGCTGGCCTTGTCCCAATGGTTAACCTCGGCTCCTGGCTGGGCCCAATCCTCTTTTTTGTAGGATTGCTTCTCAACGCCTTTGATCTGGCAGCTATAGGCCTGATCCTCTTCTCTCTGGGAGCAGTCTTCGCCCTGGTTACTCTCCCGGTAGAATTTAACGCTTCTAAACGCGCTATGAGGATGCTGCAGGAAACAGGCCTTGTTTCCCTTGAAGACCTCAAAGGGGTAAAAAGCGTCCTTTCGGCTGCAGCTCTGACCTATGTGGCAGCTCTTGCTCAGGCAATCTCCACCCTTTTCTATTACGCTTTCCTGCTTTTTGGCCTTAGGAGGGAGGAGTAATAAAGAAGAAAGGGTTACTGGATCTGGATTATAGCGAGCTGGAAAGGCTCCTTACCGGGTGGGGAGAGCCCCCTTACCGTGTTAAGCAACTCTGGGAGTGGATTTACAAACATTTAATTGATGACTTCCGGCAAATGACCAACCTCCCCAAGGAGCTGCGTCAGCGCCTTGGGGATGAGTTTTTCATTAAACCTTTAGAACCTGTTGAAACTTTAGAGTCTGCTGATGGCTCCACCCGCAAAGTCCTTTTCCGATTACCGGATGGGGAGACTATTGAAAGCGTCTTCATGCATTACCAGCAGAGAAGAACAGTGTGTGTTTCAACTCAGGTGGGATGTCCTATAGGGTGCCCATTCTGTGCCACGGGGCGAAGCGGCTTCCGGCGCAACCTCAAGCCAGGTGAAATAATAGCTCAGGTCCTGCACTTTGCCCGTGAAGTTAAGAGAGTTCAAGGAGACACCATAAAACCTGTAACAAATGTAGTGTTCATGGGCATGGGAGAACCTTTCCTTAACTATGAAGCCACTCTCCAATCGGTTAAAATCCTGAACGACCAAAAAGGCTTCAACTTGGGAGCAAGGCGCTTTACTATATCAACCGTAGGAATTGTGCCGGGAATAAGGCGCCTGGCGGAAGAAGGCCTTCAAGTTGAACTGGCGGTTTCCCTGCACGCATCCAATGATGAGATAAGGGATAAACTGGTGCCGGTGAACAAGGGTTACCCGATAAAGCGCCTGCTTGTAGCCTGTCAGGAGTATATTAAAAAAACCAACAGACGCATTACTTTCGAATATGTGCTCATAAACGGTATTAATGATAGCATCGCTCATGCCCGTGAGCTAGCAGCTATTCTCGGGGATATGCTTTGCCATATAAACCTCATCCCTATGAACCCTGTCCCAGGCGTGTCAATGGGACCACCTCCGAGGCATCGGGTGCTGGCCTTTGAAGAGGAGCTCAAACGCCACGGCCTGTCAGTAACCTTGAGGACAAGTAAAGGAACTGATATCCAGGCCGGATGCGGTCAACTAAGACTGAGAACTTTAAGCGATGTCCAAGGCAATTAAAATTGCTCCATCCATACTTTCGGCAGACTTCACCCGTCTTGGGGAGCAGGTAAAAGAAGCAGAAGCGGCAGGAGCCGATTACATCCACGTAGACGTAATGGATGGCCATTTTGTCCCCAACATAACTGTTGGCCCTTTGGTAGTCAAAGCATTGAGGCGCATCACCCCTCTGCCTCTGGACGTCCACCTTATGATAGAAAAGCCAGAACGATTTGTAGAAGAATTTTCCAGAGCTGGTGCAGATATAATCACGGTGCACTGGGAAGCTTGCCCTCACATTTACAGGGTTTTGTGGAAAATACGAGAACTGGGTAAAAGGGCAGGGGTATCTATAAGCCCGGCTACTCCGGTTTGGGTGCTGGAAGAAATCCTTGAAGAAACAGATCTCATCCTGGTTATGACGGTAAGCCCTGGCTTTGGAGGGCAGAAATTAATCCCAAACGCACTGGCTAAGGTGGAGAAACTCAAAGATATGCTCAAACAGAAAAACGTAGCCCCCGAAATAGAAGTAGATGGGGGCATAAACGAAGAAACAGCCCCCTTAGCTGTGCGAGCGGGAGCACAGGTGCTCGTAGCAGGAGCTGCTATCTTTGAATCGCCCTTCGGAGTAAGAGAAGCAATCCGGCGGATCAGAGCCGCGGCTTTGGCGGCTATTGAATCTTAGGTTTTGCTCAAAGCTTTGAGACATTTAGTGCAAATATAAACACGCCTCTTACGGCCCCCTTCGTGAATGATTTTGCGCTGAACATTAGGGAGCCATTTCCTCTTAGTAGCGTGTTTGGAATGGCTAACATTGTGCCCAAATTGAACGCCCTTACCGCACACCTCACACACTGCCACTTCTACAGCCCTCCTTTAAAAATTTGAAGCTATGATAGCACAAAAGGCAAAAGGGAGCAAGTTGCCGGAGTTTTAGTGCTGAGAGGCCTCTTACATTGCCTGCGGAAACTCTCAGGGAGCCAGATGCGTCAAAAGAGCTTCCTCTAAAGCCAAAAGTTTTCAGACATGCTGCCTGCACTCAAGGCCAGAATTACTTTTGGGGAGAACGCGCACTTTATGGCAAAACCCCAAGTTCCTTTAGGGCTTCCAGGACAGGGGGCGGACTCCACAACCACTCTATCTTCAACCAGAATCCTTCTACAACTTTGCTTTCGTATTTCCCTTCGCTCCCCTCCATCCTCAGCTGGAACCTCCCGGAGGCAGATAGCTCCCAGAATTCGGCCTTTTTCTTTTCCGGGTCAATAAGCCAGTACTCCTTTACCCCTCCCTCCTGATATTCCCAGAATTTCTCACCACGATCTCTCCTTTCGCTTTCCGGAGAAACCACTTCCACCACCAGGTCTGCCGGGCCGTCAAGGTAAGCATCCTTGAGCCTGCTCAGGTTTTCTCTCGCTACAAACAAAAGGTCAGGCTCCCTGCCTGAACTCGCCAGTTTCATCTGAAAAGGTGGAAGCAGAACCACTCCTAAACCGTGAAATTCCGCATAGAGGCCGAGGAGAGCCCCCAGAAAACGAACCACATTCTGGTGCAAAAGGGAGGCAGGCGTATAAATTACAACCTTTCCATCCACCCACTCAGCCAGAGTGTCCTCATCGGCCCAATCCAGAAATTCCTCATAGGTCATCTTTCTCCTTTCAGGGGGAAAAACCAGAAGTTCCATAATCGCTCGCTTGAGCTCATCGGTGAGGATCCCAGGCTCTTTCAGCCTCTTCAAGATTTCTTCTCTGCGTCTGTCCATAAGCCCTCTTCTAAAAAAGGTCCCATTCCATTTCTTCGAGAGGGGCCGCAATGTCAAAGAAGGTGATCACGAGCATGAGGATCAGAAGGATGGCCACACCTATCATGTGAATCCAGCTTTCCCTTCTCGGGTCAATTCTATGTCCTTTTATAGCTTCAAAGGCCACGAAAAGCAACCTTCCTCCATCCAAACCCGGAATGGGCAAGAGGTTGCTCACGGCCAGGGCCACATTCAGAAGGGCAGATACGAATAAGAAGGGGAACCACCACCCCATAAGGGAGCTTTGTTCAGCCACATCGGTCATTACCTGGAGAGCCCCCACTGGCCCCACTGGCCTTAAGGCGGCAAGGGGAAGTAAGCCGGAAATCACCTGGATCGGAATGGTGATTATAAGGACTACGGCCCTGAGGATGCTAAACGCCGAAAGGAAGAGAGCTTCAAAAGGTGAGGCTTGCTTTTTAACGTAAGCCATGCCTATTTTGACCCCCATCGGTCCCTCCCCGGCGGGGGGAGAAGGCCTTGGGACCAGCCGGACGGTGAACAGTTCTTCGCCTCTTTTGATTTGAAGGGTAATTTCCTGCCCCAGATGTTTGTCAGTGTAGTTTGAAAGCTCTTCAGGCGTGCGGAAGTTGACCCCATTAGCAGAGAGGATGATATCTCCTGGTTTGATTCCAGCGGCCTCAGCTGGAGAGCCAGGGGCTACTCCGAAAACTTTAACCTGATATAGAGGGGATGGATAGCCGCTCATGAAGGCCCCAGTAAAAAGGGTAAAAGCCAAAAGCAGGTTCATCCCTGCACCAGCCAGGAGGACTTTAGCTCTAACTCCTTTGGGCTTGGAGGCAAGGCCTCCCTCTATTGAAGGGTCATCTTCGCCCACTACCTTTACAAAGCCTCCGAAGGGGATGGCATTGAGAGAGAATACAGTCTCTTCCCATCGGGCCAGTGGTATTAACCTGGGGGGAAAACCTATCCCAAACTCCTCGACTCTTACCCCGTTCCTCTTGGCCAGGATAAAGTGACCCAGCTCGTGGGCAATTATGGACAAACTGAGAAATAGAAGGGCCAATATAAGCCAGTTCATTTCACCACCCTCTTATTTAGATTGCGATAGCGCCACTTTATCTCCCAAACTCTGAAGGCAGCTTCTACCTTTACTGGAAAATTCAATTTGGATTTCCCTATGCGTCTGTCTTCAAAATAGATGGGTATCTCCAGCACCCTGAACCCCAGCTTTTCGCACAGGTAGATCATTTCCACCTGAAAAACATAACCGTTAGAACGAACCCTGGAAAAGTCAATGGCCTCTAAAACCTCACGGCGGAAACACCGGAAGCCGGAGGTGGCATCTTTGACTTTGAGCTTGAGGATCAGAGGGATGTAGACGGCATTAGCCCACCAACTTAGAAGAACCCGATTTAGACCCCAACGCTCATCCACCCTCCCTCCAGGTATATATCGGGAGCCTATCACCACATCGTACTCCTGGATTTTTTCCAGCATGATAGGGATGTAGGAAGGGGAGTGGGAGAAGTCTGCATCCATCTGAATTACATAGCGAGCTCCCTTATCCAGAGCGTAGCGGAAGCCTGTTATATAAGCTGTGCCCAGGCCCAATTTGGCTGGCCTTTGGATTACATGAACTATGTCAGGGTGCCTTGCAGCTATTTCCCGGGCAATCTCACCAGTCCCATCGGGAGAATTGTCGTCCACAATCAGGATGCTGAGGTTCGGGATAGCAAGAGCGAAAAGTTCCCCGACAAGTTTGGGGACGTTTTCGGCTTCGTTATAGGTGGGAATCACTACCATCGTTTCCAAAGTCTACCTCCAGGCCATTTTAATGGCTTCTTTGGCCGCTTTGTAGACGCTGTGGTAAAGTTTATGGCGGTCTAAAGCTTGTGGATTTATAGTGACAAGGGCGATGATGAGCTCATTATCCATAGCCTCTTGAGGGATTATCCCCTCGCTCAGGGAATCAGCTACGGCTCTGGCGATAGCTGCCTGAGTGGGGCCGTAAACCATGTTAGCCTGACGAAGGTTACGCAGCTCCACCGTGGGCACTATGAGGGTGGGTGGGCGAACGGTAAGGTTGGGTTCCAGGATAGCAGTGAGAGCTTCCCTGTAGGGCAGCGGGTAAGTAAGCTGGTAAGCGTAAGCTTCCCCCAGGACGCCATTGTGGTTTCCAGCTATGAGTTCAACCCTGGCCTTATCCAGCTTTTCCCCTGCTTCCCCGACTCCAAGCCGCAATCCTTCCCTTTCTATGTCTTCAGGGCTGATGCCGATTTCCCGGAAACGTTCCTTCAGAGGGGATGGGCTACTGTGGGAGAATACTTCTTCCGGCATTATCTTGCCCAATTTTTCCAGCTCCAGACGAATTTCGGCCCTGTCTTCATGGACTAGAGCCCCTCCCACTCCCTTCAGAGGCTGGCGGGGGTTCCCCACGTCAAACCCCATCATGTTCAGGGCAGCTTTTACTGCCACTGCCCCCCCGTAACGGGTGAAGATGCGGCTTAACTTTTGTACCTGAAACTGAAGTTCTCGGGCTTTATTCAGGTCCCCTTCCTGAACTGCTTTGTAAATTTCCCTCCAGATTTCCGGGTAAACATTTGCTGAGGCCAGGATCATACCAGATGCCCCTGCTGCCAGTGCTCCCACGACTATCTCGTCGTGTCCCACTAAAACTTGAAGGCGGTCTCCACAGTACTCCAGGATTTCCATCATGTAGGCGAGGTTGCCCGATGAATCTTTCAGCCCTACTATGTTGGGAATATCTGCCAAGTCCTCTATTACTCGGCGAGGAAGGTAAGTATCGGTAGTCTGGGGGATGTTGTAGAGGACTATCGGGATGTCCACAGCTCTGGCGATTTCGTAAAAGTGCTTGAATATTCCCTTTTCGGATGGGCGAATGAAATAAGGGGTGACCACAAGGCAAGCGTTAGCGCCAGCCTTCTGGGCTTCGCGCGCCAGTAAAATGGCCTCCCGAGTTGAGGCGGCGCCTGTCCCAGCAATGACTGGCTTTTGACCTTTTACTTCGTCCACCACGATTTCCAG from the Anaerolineae bacterium genome contains:
- a CDS encoding GAF domain-containing protein, translated to MKNLPIQAWLDGIATAILVISPQGEITFANRKALEILESTLEGVVGKPISFFVKNFDEKTIEALAKRTAPTTFAFKTFIICPSGKKISVLVTPSLVWDNGELRALILTLEKAPPSPPPAQYLPILASVARAASSSLHLEEIAEAVYKELAKAIPLDAFYIALYYPETEELDFIIRVDEGIKEPRERRKLAPGLTQIVLKNTAPLLIADLEKEPYPFTLWGTGKVPRSYLGVPMIAEDKVMGVISVQSYTPASYSWEDVEMLMTVASHLALTFRNALLHDQIVKLANRLSILNEIARHTIILTDIENILQKITQIIWEKLGHYGVLLFLVEGEEAVLRAVAGELARVAGPGYRQHLSQGIIGWSITRNEITLCNDVLKDSRYIPGPVPLGLVKSELCVPISFKGKTIGAIDLQDTQPGAFSPEDATTLEAVASLVAIVLHNARLYQSLREERKLLRTSADALPLEIMVLNQDMMIVAANRTLLENYKLTLGEVIGKPWRDVLKSSEIEARVQEAFRENRLVVWEEKEGEKAYRAFVTPVPETPWAVLGRQDITSEKALAEKLKIIHKLGRELVMAQDEDYVIQAVLEAAYSALGFKTVAYLEVDRTENIIRLRGIKGYELSRDFSLPLDGEKGLTVAAVRSGELLYVPDVTKDPRFVPGPRELNTRSEVDIPVKVRGEVTGVLNVEDEREDAFSPEDIRLLTTLADYMGIALENIRLFQAEKKSRILAEALSRAVVRLSSTLELESILDLILEQVSSIVQGDAFNILFVEGDKAKVIRARGYEKFGLAEMVQGLILPLYPNLRRMMETGQVVLIPDTESEPEWVKIPGFEWLRSYVAAPIRLGSETIGFLCVDGTVPGQFSYEDARRLEIFASAAAVAINNARLTYELKESEARYRSLSEEWELTFNSINDAVFIASNDFTILRANKATAKLLGFSSPEELIGFKCYTLVHGTREPTPDCPFNKMLATQKPVSEEIEEPHLKRILSIGLFPVFNQEGQIVSFVHSIRDVTAEREFRERLFQAEKLASIGQLISGVAHELNNPLTSVLAHAQLLSLDPSMPESARESLKWIEEEARRAASIVQNLLDFVRRRPPKREMTDINELIRKTISLRAYEMRVENIETKTELAPFLPLTLADPQQLQQVFLNIIINAEQAMYEAHRGGTLIVRTSLTPENYIRIEFCDDGPGIPKEHMSRIFDPFFTTKEKGTGMGLTIAYNLVKEHGGRIWARNNTPEPGVTFFVEIPLTAGEEEKWAEELLKQLEEKLPSARALVVEDEKAIAIVLETFLMREGIEVHTVADGEEALKILENQDFDLIISDVRLPKLSGMALYDMVKASKPHLADRFVFITGDVLTPATEAFLHSTGSLYLMKPFSISQLREVTEKALRKRRDAVC
- a CDS encoding polyprenol monophosphomannose synthase translates to MVVIPTYNEAENVPKLVGELFALAIPNLSILIVDDNSPDGTGEIAREIAARHPDIVHVIQRPAKLGLGTAYITGFRYALDKGARYVIQMDADFSHSPSYIPIMLEKIQEYDVVIGSRYIPGGRVDERWGLNRVLLSWWANAVYIPLILKLKVKDATSGFRCFRREVLEAIDFSRVRSNGYVFQVEMIYLCEKLGFRVLEIPIYFEDRRIGKSKLNFPVKVEAAFRVWEIKWRYRNLNKRVVK
- a CDS encoding zinc metallopeptidase, with protein sequence MWLWDPIYFIFALPALLFALYAQYKVHSSYSRYSRIRNRLGVEGVRAAEILLRYNGLQGVNIEGVPGTLTDHYDPRTKTLRLSAEVARMPSIAAIGIVAHEVGHAVQDAENYPPLRLRAGLVPMVNLGSWLGPILFFVGLLLNAFDLAAIGLILFSLGAVFALVTLPVEFNASKRAMRMLQETGLVSLEDLKGVKSVLSAAALTYVAALAQAISTLFYYAFLLFGLRREE
- the rpmB gene encoding 50S ribosomal protein L28; the protein is MAVCEVCGKGVQFGHNVSHSKHATKRKWLPNVQRKIIHEGGRKRRVYICTKCLKALSKT
- the dapA gene encoding 4-hydroxy-tetrahydrodipicolinate synthase, coding for MVKLSLRGVFPALVTPFDKEGKINEEALRKLVRYLMPNVDGFVPVGTTGEFVYMTHEERRRVLEIVVDEVKGQKPVIAGTGAASTREAILLAREAQKAGANACLVVTPYFIRPSEKGIFKHFYEIARAVDIPIVLYNIPQTTDTYLPRRVIEDLADIPNIVGLKDSSGNLAYMMEILEYCGDRLQVLVGHDEIVVGALAAGASGMILASANVYPEIWREIYKAVQEGDLNKARELQFQVQKLSRIFTRYGGAVAVKAALNMMGFDVGNPRQPLKGVGGALVHEDRAEIRLELEKLGKIMPEEVFSHSSPSPLKERFREIGISPEDIEREGLRLGVGEAGEKLDKARVELIAGNHNGVLGEAYAYQLTYPLPYREALTAILEPNLTVRPPTLIVPTVELRNLRQANMVYGPTQAAIARAVADSLSEGIIPQEAMDNELIIALVTINPQALDRHKLYHSVYKAAKEAIKMAWR
- the rpe gene encoding ribulose-phosphate 3-epimerase; translation: MSKAIKIAPSILSADFTRLGEQVKEAEAAGADYIHVDVMDGHFVPNITVGPLVVKALRRITPLPLDVHLMIEKPERFVEEFSRAGADIITVHWEACPHIYRVLWKIRELGKRAGVSISPATPVWVLEEILEETDLILVMTVSPGFGGQKLIPNALAKVEKLKDMLKQKNVAPEIEVDGGINEETAPLAVRAGAQVLVAGAAIFESPFGVREAIRRIRAAALAAIES
- a CDS encoding Uma2 family endonuclease; translation: MDRRREEILKRLKEPGILTDELKRAIMELLVFPPERRKMTYEEFLDWADEDTLAEWVDGKVVIYTPASLLHQNVVRFLGALLGLYAEFHGLGVVLLPPFQMKLASSGREPDLLFVARENLSRLKDAYLDGPADLVVEVVSPESERRDRGEKFWEYQEGGVKEYWLIDPEKKKAEFWELSASGRFQLRMEGSEGKYESKVVEGFWLKIEWLWSPPPVLEALKELGVLP
- the rlmN gene encoding 23S rRNA (adenine(2503)-C(2))-methyltransferase RlmN, with product MERLLTGWGEPPYRVKQLWEWIYKHLIDDFRQMTNLPKELRQRLGDEFFIKPLEPVETLESADGSTRKVLFRLPDGETIESVFMHYQQRRTVCVSTQVGCPIGCPFCATGRSGFRRNLKPGEIIAQVLHFAREVKRVQGDTIKPVTNVVFMGMGEPFLNYEATLQSVKILNDQKGFNLGARRFTISTVGIVPGIRRLAEEGLQVELAVSLHASNDEIRDKLVPVNKGYPIKRLLVACQEYIKKTNRRITFEYVLINGINDSIAHARELAAILGDMLCHINLIPMNPVPGVSMGPPPRHRVLAFEEELKRHGLSVTLRTSKGTDIQAGCGQLRLRTLSDVQGN
- a CDS encoding M50 family metallopeptidase — encoded protein: MNWLILALLFLSLSIIAHELGHFILAKRNGVRVEEFGIGFPPRLIPLARWEETVFSLNAIPFGGFVKVVGEDDPSIEGGLASKPKGVRAKVLLAGAGMNLLLAFTLFTGAFMSGYPSPLYQVKVFGVAPGSPAEAAGIKPGDIILSANGVNFRTPEELSNYTDKHLGQEITLQIKRGEELFTVRLVPRPSPPAGEGPMGVKIGMAYVKKQASPFEALFLSAFSILRAVVLIITIPIQVISGLLPLAALRPVGPVGALQVMTDVAEQSSLMGWWFPFLFVSALLNVALAVSNLLPIPGLDGGRLLFVAFEAIKGHRIDPRRESWIHMIGVAILLILMLVITFFDIAAPLEEMEWDLF